From the genome of Neodiprion pinetum isolate iyNeoPine1 chromosome 3, iyNeoPine1.2, whole genome shotgun sequence, one region includes:
- the LOC124214201 gene encoding organic cation transporter 1 encodes MSTIDFDDVLVHVGEKGRYQNIMYYLLCIPATLPAAFLAFSQVFVSASPEHWCRIPELENSNLTLDQRKALSLPYTPKSDGRRSYSRCYMYDVNYTAIIEAWLHQEVAANSSRTSSNGAPGLPPVGSTDWPISKCQHGWIYDRKDYDSTLVTELDLVCDNGWWPSTSTTFFYVGSLFGNVVFGWIADKWGRRTAFFAILFLEVIISIATSFSPNYVIYTALRTVNGLFFPAIYQIPFILALELMGPRYRTFAGMVICMFFATAMSLLALLGYLLRHWYALSLATSVPFVLLFSYYWIIPESPRWLLSKNRIDEAEVIVQRMAKVNGKTVPSNFLRKMEMDILKKQGISCNGRNFGGAENRPPPPSATPMDLIRNPNIRKKFFILAFDWVANAVVYNGLSYNTTNLGVSDYLAFFIGGIVEIPSYVITWYAMDRLGRRWVLCLTMLLGGVACVSCMFVPEDAVWVTVSLAMVGKFGIAASFAVFYVFVGELLPTVLRSQAMGIASFIAGIGLLTFPYIVHLAVYSRVLPLIVMGSLSVAGALTSVFLPETLNIHLPQTIEEGELFGADFKLWSCPTSASKKTETDKTTEVPVRYLVNGRPGSQTTGDVQDIPDAARITLPLPEGNLENAESRESGTDLTWGDEKV; translated from the exons ATGAGTACCATCGACTTCGATGACGTGCTCGTGCACGTGGGTGAGAAAGGACGGTACCAAAACATCATGTACTATCTTCTCTGCATACCAGCCACTCTGCCAGCCGCCTTCCTTGCCTTTTCGCAA GTGTTCGTGAGCGCGTCGCCGGAGCATTGGTGCCGCATCCCGGAGCTGGAAAACTCGAATTTGACGCTGGACCAAAGGAAGGCATTGTCGTTACCCTACACCCCGAAGTCGGACGGCCGGCGCTCGTACTCTCGGTGTTACATGTACGACGTAAATTACACCGCCATTATCGAAGCCTGGTTGCACCAGGAGGTGGCCGCCAACTCATCGAGGACCTCGAGCAACGGCGCGCCCGGGCTTCCACCGGTGGGTAGCACCGATTGGCCCATCAGTAAGTGCCAACACGGGTGGATATACGACAGGAAGGACTACGACAGTACCCTAGTCACAGAG CTAGACCTGGTATGCGACAACGGCTGGTGGCCCTCAACGTCCACAACGTTTTTCTACGTTGGAAGCCTATTTGGGAATGTCGTTTTTGGATGGATCGCGGACAAGTGGGGTCGACGAACAGCCTTCTTTGCCATACTTTTTCTCGAGGTGATAATATCCATCGCAACGAGCTTCAGCCCTAACTACGTCATTTACACAGCCTTGAGAACCGTCAATGGCCTCTTTTTTCCAGCTATTTACCAAATACCATTTATTCTAG CCCTTGAATTAATGGGACCAAGATACAGAACCTTTGCTGGGATGGTAATCTGCATGTTCTTCGCAACGGCGATGTCTTTGCTGGCCTTGCTT GGTTACCTCCTGAGGCATTGGTACGCCTTGTCTCTGGCCACTTCGGTTCCCTTCGTCCTCCTCTTCAGCTACTACTGGATAATCCCAGAGTCCCCGCGCTGGCTGCTGAGCAAAAATCGTATCGATGAAGCAGAGGTAATAGTTCAACGGATGGCCAAGGTCAACGGAAAGACAGTCCCGTCAAATTTCCTGAGAAAGATGGAG ATGGATATATTGAAAAAGCAGGGTATATCCTGCAACGGAAGGAACTTCGGCGGTGCGGAAAACAGACCACCGCCACCTTCCGCGACTCCGATGGATTTGATCAGAAATCCAaacataagaaaaaagttcTTCATCCTCGCTTTCGACTGGGTGGCGAACGCCGTCGTCTACAACGGCCTCTCGTACAACACTACCAACCTAGGGGTATCTGACTATTTGGCCTTTTTTATCG GAGGCATTGTCGAGATACCATCATACGTCATTACCTGGTACGCAATGGACAGGTTAGGCAGACGCTGGGTTCTCTGCTTGACGATGCTACTCGGAGGCGTCGCATGTGTGTCCTGCATGTTCGTCCCGGAAG ACGCAGTCTGGGTAACCGTGTCTTTGGCGATGGTCGGAAAATTTGGAATAGCCGCGTCCTTCGCAGTCTTCTACGTATTCGTGGGGGAGCTTTTACCAACGGTACTGAGATCGCAGGCAATGGGAATCGCATCGTTCATCGCCGGGATCGGCCTGCTAACTTTTCCTTACATAGTACACTTGGCGGTCTACTCAAGGGTGCTACCGCTGATAGTGATGGGCTCTTTGAGTGTCGCCGGAGCTCTGACCTCAGTTTTCCTCCCAGAGACCCTCAACATTCATTTACCGCAAACGATCGAAGAGGGCGAGCTATTTGGCGCAGATTTCAAGCTCTGGTCTTGCCCGACGAGTGCATC aaaaaaaaccgaaaccgACAAAACAACGGAAGTGCCAGTGAGGTACTTGGTGAACGGCCGACCGGGCAGTCAGACGACAGGCGACGTTCAGGATATTCCCGATGCTGCCAGGATCACTCTACCACTTCCCGAGGGCAATCTGGAGAATGCGGAATCTCGAGAATCTGGAACAGACTTAACCTGGGGCGACGAAAAGGTCTGA
- the LOC124214449 gene encoding tubulin beta-1 chain-like, with protein MREIVQIQVGQCGNQIGTKFWEVIADEHGIDSEGKYHGESDLQQERINVFFTEAQGERFVPRVILADLDPTSLSSVKSGPYGKLFKPDNFMAGKASAANNWAKGHFTEGAELADPALDIIRREAESCDLLQGFQLLHSIGGGTGSGMGTLLMKKMREEYPDRVMTSYSIIPSLKISDIVVEPYNATLTMHNLIEHSDETFCMDNEALYDICSNSLKLAGPTYSDLNHLVSTCMAGITTCLRFPGQLNADLRKIAINMVPFPRLHFFVPGFAPLTSRSAAPFRVMSVPELTQQMFDAKCMMAACDPTKGRFLTVAAIFRGLVSTKVVDEQMLNVQNKNSKYFVEWIPNNIKTAICDISPRGFKVAATSVSNTTSMQELFKRITAQFNAMYRRKAYLHWYTTEGMDENDFTNALKNVQDLISEYQQYQEAEPDKDIIVDDDQEEDHAEESEMKEKTQAAEEGEKIADDEPEDAEKREESQAGEAGPNPDE; from the exons ATGCGGGAGATCGTGCAGATACAAGTTGGGCAATGCGGCAATCAAATAGGTACCAAG TTTTGGGAAGTCATTGCTGACGAACATGGCATTGATTCCGAAGGAAAATACCATGGTGAGTCGGACTTGCAGCAGGAACGGATAAACGTCTTCTTTACCGAAGCACAAG GTGAGCGATTTGTCCCGAGAGTGATACTGGCTGATTTAGATCCTACTTCGCTGAGCTCAGTAAAATCTGGACCTTACGGGAAGCTGTTCAAGCCGGACAACTTCATGGCCGGAAAAGCTAGTGCTGCAAACAACTGGGCCAAAGGTCACTTCACGGAAGGAGCCGAGCTTGCGGATCCTGCCCTGGACATTATTCGTAGAGAAGCCGAAAGCTGCGATCTTCTTCAAG GATTTCAGCTGTTGCACTCTATCGGGGGAGGCACTGGTTCAGGGATGGGGACTTTACTGATGAAGAAAATGCGCGAGGAATATCCGGATCGGGTTATGACCTCCTACTCGATCATACCGTCCCTGAAAATCTCGGACATAGTCGTTGAGCCGTACAACGCGACTCTAACGATGCATAACCTGATCGAACACAGTGACGAGACATTCTGTATGGACAACGAGGCCCTCTACGACATCTGTTCCAACTCGTTGAAACTCGCTGGACCGACCTACAGCGACTTGAATCACCTCGTGTCGACGTGCATGGCGGGTATCACGACGTGCCTGAGGTTTCCTGGCCAACTGAACGCTGACTTGAGGAAAATCGCCATCAATATGGTGCCTTTTCCGAGACTCCACTTCTTTGTACCTGGCTTCGCCCCTTTGACCTCCCGCAGCGCTGCACCGTTTCGCGTTATGTCCGTTCCGGAGCTTACCCAGCAAATGTTCGACGCCAAGTGCATGATGGCAGCCTGCGACCCCACCAAGGGTCGTTTTCTCACCGTGGCAGCCATTTTCAGAGGACTCGTGTCCACCAAG GTCGTCGACGAGCAAATGCTCAACGTCCAGAATAAAAACAGCAAGTATTTTGTCGAATGGATACCGAACAATATTAAAACTGCAATCTGTGACATTTCACCGCGGGGTTTTAAAGTCGCTGCCACGTCAGTGTCAAATACCACATCCATGCAAGAACTGTTCAAAAGGATCACTGCTCAATTCAACGCGATGTATAGAAGAAAGGCTTACCTTCACTGGTACACTACTGAGGGTATGGACGAGAATGACTTCACTAATGCTCTAAAAAACGTGCAAGATTTGATATCAGAGTATCAGCAGTACCAGGAGGCTGAACCTGATAAGGATATCATCGTAGACGACGATCAAGAAGAGGACCATGCAGAAGAAAGTGAAATGAAAGAGAAGACTCAAGCAGCGGAAGAAGGTGAAAAGATAGCAGATGATGAGCCAGAAGACGCGGAGAAACGAGAAGAGAGCCAGGCAGGAGAAGCAGGACCAAATCCAGACGAATGA
- the Vps28 gene encoding uncharacterized protein Vps28 codes for MNIDDTWSRCAKEFPTSRTVENDISLLRKFDDSVARPVRGKRQLKFDNAMSSYKGVVAMDVALANIEQIEKTELVSQWIARGNYTPSIPESDPSCTPSPPVLVDETQWKNDSALSTPSEPPDLEKSPVFKCHKKIIRHTSVAGNRSETVNDDSMPDLTKSPIFAKSKFARDSKASTRSETVNDSSPNLLKSPIISKSKYSRASRRRRFGKLNKRKFDEIDRSSPNSSFALKKSPILRRNSSLKRKKRRVILETLQKPNDNSSGNLYLPQKEKVCAATTDLTLVSTTQALEASSTTNSLELSHDFCAKQDRTRKHIEHSIVNQAKERFFPPRVDCNLESRHDSSIEVISLSLTSTKRNENLLSFVPSHQKDFEQHERLKELAVSSSKLDNTLTIDYNNILSQDIFRKEKIVETPITVFQKERNLLSTSNDKDVESVPQEVEFICLPSIDEMNNEELSAPAFASAVEGATTHLGIENLLNSRVVPISEVNRALIKCVSAISSQDLFGDELSTTSPKPISTVSIHTQHRGVSTFDEERNLFSCQNDNQIDPLKMQSSDEEDIFSEPESSNYILPYPLEGKDELSLSSVAAPVIKIEEERTQLNTVKEQLSGSVIQDTEPSPPRPMWGKMITRHSNNDQSTHENKFLILDSELSPKKEKFVTDTERIDYDTCSENGEVSPDVEQVRIGSAQESESDKTVSDIIEEPITQDYLQQAKCSTLTTALLMKTVSTCSKISESSSQKERSSVIDISTEITPPQSQGSSAPAPELLDSAKKKKFRPKKGSLSARLQKLISGQVSCVRLWRHQMSQDSTFQKSSAPCTTLKVIETWVECGKNFYNSTVLDDSYNLLNGCFDKPIESAENKDNTTRNLVVMTNSDFVGSVKLLPGSVFNVHLPWEIFNRNSRKGNIILHALYFRIVTNPVEVKSKLDSHTELCCHELTCTKVIHEYDCSCLQIGKIDDSCLVKFTSQRIDVMGEIFKGYIQSMQYITMSAAQDRPELYEEVKLYKNAREREKHDNQADLFALVNTLQHLEKAYIRDCVTPKEYTAACSKLLVQYRAAFKQVQNEFKTIDVFVKAFRLDCPAALERIKEDRPITIKDDKGNTSKCIADIVSLFITLMDKLRLEIKAMDELTPDLRDLMDTMNRLSLLPSDFDGKQKVSGWLQTLNSMSASDELSETQVRQLLFDLETSFNAFNQILHNS; via the exons ATGAACATCGATGAT aCATGGTCTAGATGCGCAAAGGAGTTTCCGACCTCAAGAACGGTGGAAAATGATATTTCGTTGTTAAGAAAATTCGACGACTCAGTCGCAAGGCCGGTCAGAGGAAAAAGACAGCTGAAGTTCGACAATGCGATGTCCTCTTACAAAGGTGTCGTGGCCATGGATGTTGCCTTGGCAAATATCGAGCAGATAGAGAAGACAGAATTAGTCTCTCAATGGATAGCAAGGGGGAACTATACACCGTCGATACCAGAGAGTGATCCTAGCTGTACACCGTCACCTCCTGTATTAGTCGATGAAACTCAATGGAAAAACGACAGTGCATTGTCAACGCCCAGCGAGCCTCCAGATCTCGAAAAATCCCCTGTGTTTAAATGtcacaaaaagattattagGCATACCTCGGTAGCCGGTAATAGATCCGAAACAGTCAATGATGATTCTATGCCAGATTTGACAAAGTCTCCAATTTTTGCTAAGTCCAAGTTTGCCAGAGATAGCAAAGCTAGCACCAGATCCGAAACAGTCAATGATTCTAGCCCAAATTTGCTAAAATCTCCAATTATCAGCAAGTCTAAGTATAGCAGGGCTAGCAGAAGACGCAGATTTGGTAAACTGAACAAACGGAAGTTCGATGAAATCGACCGCTCGTCTCCAAACTCTTCGTTTGCTCTTAAAAAGTCTCCCATATTACGAAGAAACTCGTctttgaaaaggaaaaagcgCCGAGTTATATTAGAAACGCTTCAGAAACCAAACGATAATTCATCTGGAAATTTGTACTTACCTCAGAAAGAAAAAGTCTGTGCAGCTACAACAGATTTGACACTGGTCTCTACTACTCAAGCGTTAGAAGCGTCTTCCACAACAAATAGTTTAGAATTGAGCCATGACTTCTGCGCTAAGCAGGATCGAACTAGAAAACATATAGAACATTCAATTGTAAACCAGGCAAAAGAacgtttttttcctcctcgtgTAGACTGCAATTTAGAATCAAGACATGATAGTAGCATCGAAGTTATTTCCCTATCTCTCACCTCAACAAAACGGAATGAAAACCTTTTATCTTTTGTTCCATCACACCAGAAGGACTTCGAGCAGCATGAGAGACTAAAAGAGTTAGCTGTTTCTTCTTCTAAATTAGACAACACATTAACTATAGACTACAATAACATATTGAGTCAGGATATCTTCAGGAAggagaaaattgttgaaaccCCTATAACTGTCTTTCAGAAAGAACGAAATCTGCTGTCAACTTCTAACGACAAGGATGTGGAATCAGTACCGCAAGAGGTAGAGTTTATTTGCTTACCTTCTATAGACGAAATGAACAATGAAGAACTTTCAGCTCCAGCCTTTGCATCAGCTGTTGAAGGCGCCACAACTCATCTTGGCATTGAGAATCTTTTGAATTCAAGAGTAGTTCCTATCTCTGAAGTTAATCGAGCGCTGATCAAGTGCGTTAGTGCCATATCAAGCCAGGATCTCTTTGGTGACGAGCTGAGTACGACAAGTCCGAAGCCAATATCAACAGTTTCTATTCATACCCAACACCGGGGGGTATCGACATTTGACGAggagagaaatttattttcttgtcaAAATGACAACCAAATTGATCCACTTAAAATGCAATCTAGTGATGAGGAGGACATTTTTAGTGAACCAGAATCATCTAATTACATCTTACCTTATCCACTGGAAGGAAAAGATGAACTTTCCCTATCTTCAGTTGCCGCACCAGTgataaaaatagaagaagaacGTACTCAATTGAATACAGTTAAAGAACAATTATCTGGCAGCGTTATTCAAGATACAGAGCCATCCCCTCCACGCCCAATGTGGGGAAAAATGATCACGCGACATTCAAACAACGACCAATCCAcacatgaaaataaattcttgaTTCTTGATTCAGAACTCAGTCCAAAGAAGGAAAAGTTTGTCACAGATACAGAGCGTATCGACTACGACACCTGTAGTGAGAATGGTGAAGTCAGTCCTGATGTTGAACAGGTAAGAATAGGTTCAGCACAAGAATCTGAGAGTGACAAAACTGTCAGCGATATCATTGAAGAACCCATAACTCAGGATTATCTACAACAAGCAAAATGTAGTACCCTGACGACTGCATTGTTAATGAAAACTGTATCTAcatgttcaaaaatttctgaatcATCATCACAAAAAGAACGTTCGTCTGTCATCGATATAAGCACTGAGATTACACCCCCACAATCTCAAGGGTCTTCTGCCCCAGCTCCAGAGCTACTGGATTctgcaaagaaaaagaagttcCGACCAAAGAA AGGAAGTTTAAGCGCAAGACTGCAGAAGTTAATTAGTGGGCAGGTGTCCTGCGTTCGGCTATGGCGACATCAAATGTCTCAAGATTCAACATTTCAGAAGTCATCAGCGCCTTGTACAACACTGAAGGTTATCGAAACGTGGGTGGAGTGCgggaaaaacttttataatagTACAGTACTTGACGATTCTTACAATTTGTTGAATGGCTGCTTCGACAAACCCATTGAGAGTGCTGAAAACAAGGACAATACAACAAGAAATCTGGTCGTCATGACAAATTCAGATTTTGTGGGATCAGTTAAACTCCTGCCCGGGTCTGTTTTCAATGTTCACTTACCCTGGGAAATTTTTAACCGGAACTCACGGAAAGggaatataatattacacgCTTTGTATTTTAGGATTGTGACTAATCCTGTTGAAGTCAAGTCTAAACTAGACTCGCATACAGAGTTATGCTGCCATGAACTTACATGTACTAAAGTAATTCACGAGTATGATTGTTCCTGTTTACAAATTGGGAAGATCGATGATTCTTGTTTAGTGAAATTCACGAGTCAGAGAATAGACGTGAtgggtgaaattttcaaaggaTA CATTCAGTCGATGCAGTAC atAACCATGTCCGCTGCTCAAGATCGCCCAGAGCTCTACGAGGAGgtgaaattgtacaaaaatgcTAGGGAGCGCGAAAAGCACGACAATCAAGCGGATTTATTTGCGCTGGTGAATACTCTGCAACATTTGGAAAAGGCTTATATCAGAGACTGCGTTACACCGAAGGAATACACAGCTGCCTGTAGTAAACTGCTTGTTCAATATAGAGCGGCTTTCAAACAG gTACAAAACGAATTCAAAACCATTGATGTGTTTGTAAAAGCTTTTCGCCTCGACTGCCCAGCAGCATTGGAGAGGATCAAGGAAGACCGTCCGATAACGATAAAGGATGATAAAGGCAACACTTCGAAATGCATTGCGGATATTGTGTCGCTATTTATAACCCTAATGGACAAGCTTCGTCTTGAAATTAAAGCTATGGATGAGTTAACTCCAGACTTGAGGGATCTCATGGATACTATGAATAGGCTCAGCCTATTACCGAGTGACTTTGATGGAAAACAGAAAGTTTCCGGATGGCTGCAGACTCTGAACAGCATGTCCGCCTCAGACGAGCTATCAGAGACCCAAGTTCGACAACTCCTTTTCGATCTTGAAACGTCATTCAATGCGTTTAATCAGATACTTCATAATTCCTAA
- the LOC124213774 gene encoding tubulin beta-3 chain, whose protein sequence is MREIVHLQAGQCGNQIGAKFWEVISEEHGIDPSGIYHGDSNLQLERISVYYNEASVATSTNGGKYVPRAILLDLEPGTMDAVRSGTYGKLFRPDNFVFGQSGAGNNWAKGHYTEGAELVDAVLDVVRKECENCDCLQGFQLTHSLGGGTGSGMGTLLISKIREEYPDRIMNTYSVMPSPKVSDTVVEPYNATLSVHQLVENTDETYCIDNEALYDICFRTLKVSNPSYGDLNHLVSLTMSGVTTCLRFPGQLNADLRKLAVNMVPFPRLHFFMPGFAPLTSRSMQQYSALSVPELTQQMFDAKNMMAACDPRHGRYLTVAAVFRGRMSMKEVDEQMLSVQNKNSPYFVEWIPNNVKTAVCDIPPKGLKMSSTFIGNTTAIQELFKRISEQFTAMFRRKAFLHWYTGEGMDEMEFTEAESNMNDLVSEYQQYQEATAEEDFEPEECGDDFETCEQE, encoded by the exons ATGAGGGAGATCGTTCACCTACAGGCCGGTCAGTGCGGAAATCAGATCGGAGCCAAG TTCTGGGAGGTCATTTCCGAGGAACACGGCATCGACCCGTCCGGCATCTACCACGGGGACAGTAACCTCCAGTTGGAGAGAATCTCCGTTTACTACAACGAAGCCTCAG TTGCAACATCGACAAATGGAGGAAAGTACGTTCCCCGTGCGATTCTACTCGACTTGGAGCCCGGAACTATGGACGCAGTGCGTTCTGGAACGTACGGGAAGCTGTTCCGTCCGGACAACTTTGTCTTCGGGCAAAGTGGGGCCGGAAACAACTGGGCGAAGGGTCACTACACGGAGGGTGCCGAGTTGGTCGACGCGGTTCTGGACGTCGTGCGAAAGGAGTGCGAGAACTGCGACTGTCTTCAGGGATTTCAGCTGACGCATTCCCTGGGGGGTGGGACGGGATCAGGAATGGGAACACTCCTGATATCAAAAATCCGCGAGGAGTATCCGGACCGGATAATGAACACCTACTCCGTAATGCCGTCCCCGAAGGTATCCGACACCGTTGTGGAACCGTACAACGCGACGCTGTCGGTTCATCAGCTGGTGGAAAACACCGACGAGACGTACTGCATAGACAATGAAGCACTGTACGATATCTGCTTCCGGACCTTGAAGGTCTCCAACCCGTCTTACGGGGACCTTAATCACCTGGTATCTCTGACAATGTCCGGAGTGACAACGTGCCTCAGATTCCCAGGGCAACTGAACGCCGATCTACGTAAGTTGGCCGTGAACATGGTGCCGTTCCCACGACTCCATTTCTTCATGCCGGGATTCGCTCCACTCACTTCTCGCTCGATGCAACAGTACTCGGCCTTGTCGGTGCCCGAGCTTACCCAGCAGATGTTCGACGCCAAGAACATGATGGCTGCCTGCGACCCGAGGCACGGACGGTACTTGACAGTGGCTGCAGTATTCCGGGGAAGAATGTCGATGAAGGAAGTCGACGAGCAAATGCTGAGCGTTCAGAACAAGAACAGCCCGTATTTCGTCGAATGGATTCCCAACAACGTGAAGACGGCCGTGTGCGACATACCACCAAAGGGACTCAAGATGTCGTCAACCTTCATCGGCAACACGACAGCCATTCAAGAATTGTTCAAGAGGATCTCTGAGCAGTTCACCGCCATGTTCAGGAGGAAGGCTTTCCTTCATTGGTACACTGGCGAGGGAATGGACGAGATGGAATTCACCGAAGCTGAGTCCAACATGAACGACCTGGTCTCGGAGTATCAGCAGTACCAGGAAGCGACCGCGGAGGAAGATTTTGAGCCCGAGGAATGCGGAGACGACTTTGAAACCTGCGAACAGGAGTGA
- the LOC124214202 gene encoding tubulin beta chain-like: MREIVHIQAGQCGNQIGAKFWEVISDEHGIDPTGEYHGDSDLQLERINVYYNEATGPKYVPRAILVDLEPGTMDSVRSGPFGQMFRPDNFVFGQSGAGNNWAKGHYTEGAELVDSVLDVVRKEAENCDCLQGFQLTHSLGGGTGSGMGTLLISKIREEYPDRIMTTFSVVPSPKVSDTVVEPYNATLSVHQLVENTDQTYCIDNEALYDICFRTLKLTTPTYGDLNHLVSATMSGVTTCLRFPGQLNADLRKLAVNMVPFPRLHFFMPGFAPLTSRGSQQYRALSVPELTQQMFDAKNMMAACDPRHGRYLTVAAVFRGRMSMKEVDEQMLNIQNKNSAYFVEWIPNNVKTAVCDIPPRGLKMAATFIGNSTAIQELFKRISEQFTAMFRRKAFLHWYTGEGMDEMEFTEAESNMNDLVSEYQQYQEATIEEDGEFDEEEESEEK, encoded by the exons ATGCGTGAAATTGTCCATATCCAGGCGGGCCAGTGTGGTAACCAGATTGGCGCGAAG TTTTGGGAGGTGATCTCAGACGAGCACGGCATCGACCCGACAGGCGAGTACCATGGAGACTCTGATCTTCAGCTGGAAAGGATCAACGTCTACTATAACGAAGCAACGGGACCGAAATACGTACCCAGAGCAATCCTGGTAGACTTGGAGCCGGGAACAATGGATTCAGTGCGGTCAGGTCCTTTTGGGCAGATGTTTCGTCCAGACAATTTTGTCTTCGGCCAAAGCGGCGCTGGAAACAACTGGGCGAAAGGGCACTATACCGAGGGTGCAGAGCTGGTCGACTCGGTCTTGGACGTGGTGAGAAAGGAGGCCGAGAACTGCGACTGTCTTCAGGGCTTCCAGCTAACCCATTCGCTCGGTGGCGGTACCGGATCCGGTATGGGAACGCTGCTGATATCCAAGATCCGTGAGGAGTATCCTGACAGGATAATGACGACATTCTCCGTGGTCCCGTCGCCCAAGGTGTCCGACACCGTCGTTGAGCCCTACAATGCGACTCTATCCGTTCATCAGCTGGTCGAAAACACTGACCAGACTTACTGTATCGATAACGAGGCCCTTTACGATATCTGCTTCCGAACCCTGAAGCTCACCACTCCGACTTACGGTGACCTGAACCACCTCGTGTCTGCAACAATGTCCGGCGTAACGACGTGCCTCAGATTTCCCGGACAGCTCAACGCTGATCTACGGAAGCTTGCCGTGAACATGGTACCGTTTCCAAGGCTCCATTTCTTCATGCCAGGATTTGCGCCGCTTACATCGCGCGGTAGTCAGCAGTACCGAGCTTTGTCGGTTCCGGAACTGACCCAGCAGATGTTTGACGCTAAGAATATGATGGCCGCATGCGATCCCAGACATGGTCGTTATTTGACTGTTGCTGCGGTTTTTCGCGGCAGGATGTCGATGAAGGAAGTCGACGAGCAAATGCTGAACATCCAGAACAAGAACAGCGCGTACTTTGTGGAATGGATTCCCAACAATGTGAAGACTGCTGTCTGCGATATTCCACCTCGCGGTCTTAAGATGGCCGCAACTTTCATCGGGAACTCGACCGCTATTCAGGAACTTTTTAAACGCATTTCTGAACAGTTCACAGCCATGTTCCGGAGGAAAGCTTTTCTACACTGGTATACCGGCGAGGGGATGGACGAGATGGAGTTCACGGAGGCTGAATCCAACATGAATGACTTGGTCTCGGAATACCAGCAATATCAGGAGGCAACGATCGAAGAAGACGGTGAATTTGACGAGGAAGAGGAGAGCGAGGAAAAGTAG